A single genomic interval of Dromiciops gliroides isolate mDroGli1 chromosome 1, mDroGli1.pri, whole genome shotgun sequence harbors:
- the LOC122748735 gene encoding LOW QUALITY PROTEIN: 39S ribosomal protein L43, mitochondrial-like (The sequence of the model RefSeq protein was modified relative to this genomic sequence to represent the inferred CDS: substituted 2 bases at 2 genomic stop codons), giving the protein MEPLTAAVFAAASGTQPMDASSKSISRDSPSSGGAREFVEQHVTYFSXRNPGIMVXMMVKKCHAPQLVAEYLNGSIQEVAVGNKTVEEIAALIQKLADQSGLDVIRIRKPYHMHHPSIQGQWHPFTNRLPQLGREGIACGPDCQP; this is encoded by the exons ATGGAGCCTCTCACTGCAGCTGTGTttgcagctgcttctggaactcagcccatggatG CATCCTCAAAAAGTATTAGCCGCGACTCTCCTTCATCCGGCGGTGCCAGGGAGTTTGTGGAGCAGCACGTGACGTACTTCTCGTGAAGGAACCCGGGGATCATGGTCTAAATGATGGTGAAGAAATGCCACGCGCCCCAGCTGGTGGCGGAGTATCTGAACGGCTCCATACAGGAGGTAGCTGTTGGTAATAAGACGGTCGAGGAGATCGCAGCGCTGATCCAGAAGCTCGCCGACCAGTCGGGCCTGGACGTGATCCGCATTCGGAAGCCCTACCACATGCACCACCCCAGTATCCAGGGGCAGTGGCACCCCTTTACCAACAGGCTTCCCCAGCTGGGCAGGGAAGGTATCGCCTGTGGCCCTGACTGCCAGCCCTAA